In Patescibacteria group bacterium, the sequence CAAATTTGACTGAAGGTGATATTTTGTTTATTGATGAGATTCATAGGTTGAATAAAACTATTGAGGAAATACTATATCCAGCGATGGAAGACAATGCTCTGGATATAATAATTGGAAAGGGTCCTTCGGCGAGAACTCTGCGTATTGATTTGCCGAAAATTACTATAATTGGAGCTACTACTAAAGTGAGTCTCTTGTCAGCTCCTTTGCGGGATAGGTTTGGAGTGATTCATCATCTTAATTTTTATGAAGTTGAAGATATTGAAAAGATTATAAAAAGAAACTCGGGAATTTTGGACACTCATCTAGATGAAGAATCGGCGACTGAAATAGCTAGGCGTTCTAGAAGAACTCCACGTATTGCCAATAGACTTCTTAAAAGAGTTAGAGACTATTGTGAAGTGAGAGCGGATGGAACTATAAATAAAGAAAATTGTTTTTTGGCTTTTGATATGCTTGAGGTAGATAAACATGGACTTGATTGGATAGATAGAAAAATTTTGGAAACAATAATTGATAAATTTAATGGAGGACCTGTTGGACTGAACACAATAGCAGCGACAACCGGGGAGGATATTTCAACGGTTGAAGATGTTTATGAGCCGTATTTAATGAGACTTGGATTTATTGATAGGTCGCCGAGAGGAAGAATGGTGACTGATCATGGGTATAAACATATGGGGAGGAAACGGAAAGAATAAAGAATATTTCCATTCTAGTAATTATTTTGCAAATTTAAGGGAGTTATCTCGGCTCTCTTTTCTTCTATAAAATATATGAAAATATCAGATTTTGACTTTGAATTACCGAATAATTTAATAGCAACTACCCCAGCTAATCCTAGGGATAGTTCGAGGCTTTTGGTTTTGGATAAAAAAGATGGAGAGATTGAACATAAAAAGTTTTATGATATATTGTCGTATCTAGAAAAAGGTGATTTGCTTGTTTTGAATAATTCAAAAGTATTTCCAGCGCGGCTGATTGGAGAGACTGAGGATACTGGGAGAAAAGTTGAAGTTTTTTTGTTAAATAATGAAAAAGAAAATGTTTGGAAATGTTTAATTGGGGGAAGAAAAATAGAAGAAGGATTAAGAGTGAAAGTGAAAGACAACTTTGTAGCCGAAATAATTAAAGATAATAACGATGGTACGTGGTTGGTGGATTTTTCCATGGATGGAAAAGAATTAATGGAAGCCTTGCATAAATATGGAGAAATCCCTTTGCCTCCCTATATTGAGAAGCAGAGAAAAGCAGAAGAAAATACTTCGGCAAGCTCAGCACAGGATCCTTCGGCAAGCTCAGGACAGAGGAAAGAAGAAGAGGATAGAGAAAATTATCAAACTGTTTTTGCTGATGATGAAAAGAATGGGTCTGTGGCGGCTCCAACGGCTGGACTTCATTTTACCCCGGAGTTATTGAAAAAAATAAAAGAGAAAGGAGTAGAGATAGAATATATAACCCTGCATGTTGGGATGGGAACATTCGCACCAGTAAAAGTAGATGACCCCAAAAAACATAAAATGCATTCAGAGTGGGTGGAGATAAAAAAGGAAGTTGTAGAGAAAATAAATAAAACTAAAGAAAATGGTGGTCGAGTAATAGCAGTTGGGACAACAACAAGCAGGGCTCTAGAATCTCTCATTGAAATTCGAAATTCTAAATTCGAAATTCTAAATTCACCCGCTTGGGTAGATATATTTATTTATCCTGGATATAAATTTCGAGTAGTCGATGCGATGATAACAAACTTTCATTTGCCTAAATCAACACTTTTGATGTTGGTTTCTGCTTTTGCCTGCGCTGAGCCTAGTCGAAGTGCAAGGAAAGAGAGTATTGATAAGGCATATAAAGAGGCAATAAAAAATAATTATCGTTTTTACTCTTATGGTGATGCGATGTTAATAAAATAAATTATAATATTATATGGAAATTAAACAATTACAAAGTAAGGTTTCTAAAGTTTTTATAGATAACCTAAAAAGAGATAATATTGATTTTAGTGATGACTATTTGGTCCTAAAATTATCTGAAGAATTTGGTGAATTTGCTCAGGCATATTTAGTTCATAAAAAAAGATGTAGACCGGAAAAATATTTATCTTCAAGTGACTCTCAAAGGGAACTTTCAAAAGAGTTGTCTGATGTTTTAGGGCTAGTTCTTGTGATTGCAGAAAAACTAGAAATTGATGTTGAGGAAACTTTAATTAAAAAATGGGTTACCCGAGAGTTGATCAAATAAAAAAGCCCTTTATTTTTCAAAAGGGCTTATGTTTTTTTGATATGAATGGCTATGGTGAAATATGGGTTAGACAGAGTTTTGAAAAATCAATTTCCCAGGCTTCGCCTTTCCCTACTTCATAACAACAACCATCAATACCACATTTTTTGAGAAAATACTCAGGTATTGATCTGGTAAGTTCTAAATGAGTTACAACAATCACGGCATCAGCCTCATGGTTATTTGCCTCGATAGTTTCACAAGATTTTTCTTTACTCCCCCGATGTGAAATATCGTCCCAGAACTCCTCGTGCTCCATAAGATCGACTTTTAGAACTTCGTTCATTGCCGTTGCGCTATCAGATGCACGTGGCGCAGAAGATGACAAGATTAAAGCCGAGGCGCCGTTTAAATTTGCTTGAACTTTTTTCGCAAGCTCATTCATTTGTGTTTTACCGTGGTTACTCAGTCTGAGATTATCGTCATAATGGCCATGTCTTACAATAATGAGTTTCTTCATTCTTTCCTCCTTTTTTTTGGTTGTGTTTAAGGATGTTTCTTCTAATAAAAATTATTATCTTTTTTATATAAGCA encodes:
- the ruvB gene encoding Holliday junction branch migration DNA helicase RuvB, whose translation is MEENRVVNPMESSEDRPVDISLRPKEMGDYIGQEKIKDNIKITIEAAKKRGESIEHMLLYGAPGLGKTTLAHIIANEMGANIRVTSGPAIEKSGDLAAILTNLTEGDILFIDEIHRLNKTIEEILYPAMEDNALDIIIGKGPSARTLRIDLPKITIIGATTKVSLLSAPLRDRFGVIHHLNFYEVEDIEKIIKRNSGILDTHLDEESATEIARRSRRTPRIANRLLKRVRDYCEVRADGTINKENCFLAFDMLEVDKHGLDWIDRKILETIIDKFNGGPVGLNTIAATTGEDISTVEDVYEPYLMRLGFIDRSPRGRMVTDHGYKHMGRKRKE
- the queA gene encoding tRNA preQ1(34) S-adenosylmethionine ribosyltransferase-isomerase QueA; the protein is MKISDFDFELPNNLIATTPANPRDSSRLLVLDKKDGEIEHKKFYDILSYLEKGDLLVLNNSKVFPARLIGETEDTGRKVEVFLLNNEKENVWKCLIGGRKIEEGLRVKVKDNFVAEIIKDNNDGTWLVDFSMDGKELMEALHKYGEIPLPPYIEKQRKAEENTSASSAQDPSASSGQRKEEEDRENYQTVFADDEKNGSVAAPTAGLHFTPELLKKIKEKGVEIEYITLHVGMGTFAPVKVDDPKKHKMHSEWVEIKKEVVEKINKTKENGGRVIAVGTTTSRALESLIEIRNSKFEILNSPAWVDIFIYPGYKFRVVDAMITNFHLPKSTLLMLVSAFACAEPSRSARKESIDKAYKEAIKNNYRFYSYGDAMLIK
- a CDS encoding phosphoglycerate mutase family protein — translated: MKKLIIVRHGHYDDNLRLSNHGKTQMNELAKKVQANLNGASALILSSSAPRASDSATAMNEVLKVDLMEHEEFWDDISHRGSKEKSCETIEANNHEADAVIVVTHLELTRSIPEYFLKKCGIDGCCYEVGKGEAWEIDFSKLCLTHISP